The Neomonachus schauinslandi chromosome 11, ASM220157v2, whole genome shotgun sequence genome contains a region encoding:
- the FXYD6 gene encoding FXYD domain-containing ion transport regulator 6 isoform X1, with product MEVVLIFLCSLLAPAVLASAAEQEKEKDPFHYDYQTLRIGGLVFAVVLFSVGILLILSRRCKCSFNQKPRAPGDEEAQVENLITANATEPQKAEN from the exons ATGGAGGTGGTGCTGATCTTCCTGTGCAGCCTGCTGGCTCCCGCCGTCCTGGCCAGTG cagctgagcaggagaaagaaaaggacccTTTCCATTATG ACTACCAGACGCTGAGGATTGGGGGATTGGTGTTTGCCGTGGTTCTCTTCTCGGTGGGGATTCTCCTTATCCTGA GTCGCAGATGCAAATGCAGTTTCAATCAGAAGCCCCG GGCTCCAGGGGATGAGGAGGCCCAGGTGGAGAACCTCATCACTGCAAATG caacGGAGCCCCAGAAAGCAGAGAATTGA
- the FXYD6 gene encoding FXYD domain-containing ion transport regulator 6 isoform X2, translating into MEVVLIFLCSLLAPAVLASAEQEKEKDPFHYDYQTLRIGGLVFAVVLFSVGILLILSRRCKCSFNQKPRAPGDEEAQVENLITANATEPQKAEN; encoded by the exons ATGGAGGTGGTGCTGATCTTCCTGTGCAGCCTGCTGGCTCCCGCCGTCCTGGCCAGTG ctgagcaggagaaagaaaaggacccTTTCCATTATG ACTACCAGACGCTGAGGATTGGGGGATTGGTGTTTGCCGTGGTTCTCTTCTCGGTGGGGATTCTCCTTATCCTGA GTCGCAGATGCAAATGCAGTTTCAATCAGAAGCCCCG GGCTCCAGGGGATGAGGAGGCCCAGGTGGAGAACCTCATCACTGCAAATG caacGGAGCCCCAGAAAGCAGAGAATTGA